A DNA window from Telopea speciosissima isolate NSW1024214 ecotype Mountain lineage unplaced genomic scaffold, Tspe_v1 Tspe_v1.0040, whole genome shotgun sequence contains the following coding sequences:
- the LOC122647388 gene encoding uncharacterized protein LOC122647388, which yields MALFSFCPSPVSSLTIRQPYSIPKISIAETLSSITIVHNTLGVSVYAHVTRCSALQSFRCCTNSDSSVEGEKSHSTRIFIKGLSPSTSEGFLSRTFSQFGKVSKGSFSTHLVNNVTLSFVAC from the exons ATGGCTCTGTTCTCCTTCTGTCCTTCCCCTGTATCATCACTTACAATCCGCCAGCCATACTCGATTCCTAAAATCTCGATTGCGGAAACACTCTCCTCGATAACAATCGTACATAATACCTTGGGCGTTTCGGTTTATGCTCATGTGACTCGTTGCTCAGCTCTTCAGAGCTTCCGCTGTTGCACGAACTCTGATTCTTCAGTCGAGGGCGAAAAATCTCATTCAACAAGAATCTTCATCAAAG GACTctcaccatcaacatctgaaGGATTCTTGAGCAGGACTTTTTCACAGTTTGGGAAAGTTAGCAAAGGTTCATTCTCTACTCATCTTGTCAATAATGTCACATTGTCATTTGTAGCGTGCTAG
- the LOC122647386 gene encoding adenylate isopentenyltransferase 5, chloroplastic-like, with amino-acid sequence MEVSFAAACKQAHHALLNFQSGPGIINMEPFNPIRRKEKEKVVFVMGATGTGKSRLSIDLANRFPSEIVNSDKMQVYKGLDIVTNKVTEEEQRGIRHHLLGEIEPDKDFAVEDFRRHASLAVESIVDRNLLPIIVGGSNSFIEALVDDEDFQFRSKYECCFLWVDVSLPVLHSFVSDRVNRMVDAGLVEEVRGIFKPDADYSRGIRKAIGVPEMDQLLRAELAGVNDTETRLRLLGAAIEKIKANTCVLAWRQLSKIHRLQNLLGWYIHRLDATEVFSKLKTSGREADVAWERHVVGPSAAIVRSFLRSEDANRAIAMNPSPAISAKVARTAVAAATR; translated from the coding sequence ATGGAGGTTTCTTTTGCAGCGGCTTGCAAGCAAGCCCACCATGCCTTGCTGAACTTCCAGTCCGGCCCAGGAATCATCAACATGGAACCCTTTAACCCCATTCGccggaaagagaaggagaaagtggTGTTCGTGATGGGTGCCACAGGGACTGGCAAATCCAGGCTTTCCATCGATCTCGCTAATCGTTTTCCATCAGAGATTGTCAATTCCGACAAAATGCAAGTCTACAAGGGTCTCGACATCGTCACAAATAAGGTCACCGAAGAGGAGCAACGGGGAATCCGACACCATCTATTAGGGGAAATAGAACCCGACAAGGACTTCGCCGTCGAGGATTTCCGCCGCCACGCTTCCCTAGCGGTGGAATCGATTGTGGATCggaatcttctcccaatcatcgTTGGGGGTTCCAATTCATTCATAGAAGCACTGGTGGACGATGAGGATTTCCAGTTCAGGTCCAAGTACGAATGTTGTTTCCTTTGGGTAGACGTTTCCCTTCCCGTCCTCCACTCATTTGTATCCGACCGGGTCAACCGAATGGTCGATGCCGGGTTGGTCGAAGAAGTGCGGGGGATATTTAAACCGGATGCCGATTACAGTCGTGGGATCCGGAAAGCCATTGGCGTACCGGAGATGGACCAGCTTCTACGAGCCGAGTTGGCCGGAGTTAACGACACAGAAACCCGATTGAGGCTCCTCGGGGCGGCaatagagaagatcaaagcCAACACTTGTGTGTTAGCGTGGCGCCAGCTGTCAAAGATCCATCGATTGCAAAACTTGTTGGGATGGTACATACACCGCCTAGATGCAACGGAGGTGTTCTCGAAGTTGAAGACGAGCGGGAGAGAGGCTGACGTGGCATGGGAAAGGCATGTTGTGGGGCCAAGCGCTGCCATCGTACGGAGTTTCCTGCGGAGTGAAGATGCCAATCGTGCCATTGCCATGAATCCATCCCCCGCCATCTCGGCCAAGGTCGCAAGGACCGCCGTTGCGGCAGCCACTCGCTAG